A window of the Verminephrobacter eiseniae EF01-2 genome harbors these coding sequences:
- a CDS encoding Rne/Rng family ribonuclease produces the protein MKRMLINATQPEERRLAIVDGQKLLDYEIEIEGREQRKGNIYKAVVTRIEPSLEACFVDYGEDRHGFLPFKEIARSYFSPGAAPGQARINEVIKEGQELLVQIEKEERGNKGAALTTFVSLAGRYVVLMPNNPRGGGVSRRIEGEDRAELKEAMDQLEYPGGMSIIARTAGIGRSAPELQWDLNYLLKLWNAIDGAAQSGKGAFLIYQESSLVIRAIRDYFNNDIGDILIDTDDIYEQAQQFMAHVMPEHAARVKRYRDAAALFSRFQIEHQIESAYARTVQLPSGGAIVIDHTEALVSVDVNSARAIKGGDIEDTATRTNLEAADEVARQMRLRDLGGLIVIDFIDMEESKNRREVENRLREALRQDRARVQFGTISKFGLMEMSRQRLKPALAEGSSIPCPRCGGSGHIRDTESSALQILRIIQEESMKDNTAAVHCQVPVEVASFLLNEKRTEIAKIEFRQRVSVLMVPNKTLETPNYRLERLKHDDPRLDHIEASYKLAEEVQDPTAVTRRSQEPTNKQTPVIKGVLPDAPAPAPIPAPAPAPAAQSRPESAALPPPGGQRPAAPAPVAGAAQEPGFLTWLKSVLGFGTAPAPTPAAATTGRSEPRRDGRSAEGRGRRGERTPRDAEGRPSRDAEGRTPRDADNRAARNTNTARDAEGAGREGRAVREGRNARDGGRGRRSAVPDGAPRQQTADASSDGSAAPVEGLNGQHIGNGAPAQPQRGPRHERAERAERAERAERGERVEGRAERGAAAPEGAGAGRFPDTLPLAALPDLDLSSSPVTLHGNDVDGTDGGAPGSEDPQRRERRSRDRYGRYRRDRRDRHEPGPRDAATDAEADAPAPMDADPAAAPAQDESPRRSYFSAATPAPASAAPVAPVPAPDEAVMAAPVTAVAAAPALAEADIAVPVAPIAPIAPIAPIAPIAPVAPVAAVPVTPATPAATPVAHTLPRVQSFTLPIDELQQVAATSGLQWVNSDADKIAAVQAAIAAEPAPIRVPRERMPVPEPDDGPLVLVETRRDLSALTLPFEAQPPAA, from the coding sequence ATGAAGCGGATGCTCATCAACGCCACGCAGCCCGAAGAACGGCGCCTGGCCATCGTCGACGGACAAAAGCTGCTCGACTACGAAATCGAGATCGAGGGGCGCGAACAGCGCAAGGGCAACATCTACAAAGCCGTGGTCACGCGCATCGAGCCTTCGCTGGAAGCCTGTTTCGTCGACTACGGTGAAGACCGCCACGGCTTTTTGCCGTTCAAGGAGATAGCGCGCAGCTACTTCAGCCCCGGCGCCGCGCCCGGCCAGGCGCGCATCAACGAAGTGATCAAGGAGGGCCAGGAACTGCTGGTGCAGATCGAAAAGGAAGAGCGCGGCAACAAGGGCGCGGCGCTGACCACCTTTGTCTCGCTGGCCGGCCGTTATGTGGTGCTGATGCCGAACAACCCCCGTGGCGGCGGCGTTTCGCGCCGCATCGAGGGTGAAGACCGCGCCGAGCTCAAGGAGGCGATGGACCAGCTCGAATACCCCGGCGGCATGAGCATCATCGCGCGCACCGCCGGCATTGGCCGCAGCGCGCCCGAATTGCAGTGGGACCTGAACTACCTGCTCAAATTGTGGAACGCGATCGACGGCGCGGCCCAGAGCGGCAAGGGCGCCTTCCTGATCTACCAGGAATCGAGCCTGGTGATCCGCGCGATCCGCGACTACTTCAACAACGACATCGGCGACATCCTCATCGACACCGACGACATCTACGAGCAGGCGCAGCAGTTCATGGCGCATGTGATGCCCGAGCATGCCGCCCGCGTCAAGCGCTACCGCGACGCGGCCGCGCTGTTCAGCCGCTTTCAGATCGAGCACCAGATCGAATCGGCCTACGCCCGCACCGTGCAACTGCCCTCGGGGGGCGCCATCGTGATCGACCACACCGAAGCGCTGGTGTCGGTGGACGTGAACTCGGCCCGCGCCATCAAGGGCGGCGACATCGAGGACACCGCCACCCGCACCAACCTGGAAGCCGCCGACGAAGTGGCGCGCCAGATGCGCTTGCGCGATTTGGGCGGCCTGATCGTGATCGACTTCATCGACATGGAGGAAAGCAAGAACCGCCGCGAAGTGGAAAACCGCCTGCGCGAGGCATTGCGCCAAGACCGCGCGCGCGTGCAGTTCGGCACCATCAGCAAGTTCGGCCTGATGGAGATGAGCCGCCAGCGCCTGAAGCCCGCGCTCGCCGAGGGCTCGTCCATCCCCTGCCCGCGCTGCGGCGGCTCGGGCCATATCCGCGACACCGAATCTTCGGCGCTGCAAATCCTGCGCATCATCCAGGAAGAATCGATGAAGGACAACACCGCCGCCGTGCACTGCCAGGTGCCGGTGGAAGTGGCCTCGTTCCTGCTCAACGAAAAGCGCACCGAGATCGCCAAGATCGAGTTCAGGCAGCGCGTGAGCGTGCTGATGGTGCCGAACAAGACACTGGAAACCCCGAACTACCGCCTGGAGCGCTTGAAGCACGACGACCCGCGCCTGGACCATATCGAAGCCAGCTACAAGCTCGCCGAAGAAGTGCAAGACCCCACCGCCGTGACACGCCGCTCGCAAGAGCCGACCAACAAGCAGACCCCGGTCATCAAAGGCGTGCTGCCCGACGCCCCGGCCCCGGCCCCAATACCGGCTCCGGCTCCGGCCCCGGCTGCACAATCCCGCCCCGAAAGCGCAGCCTTGCCACCGCCGGGCGGCCAGCGGCCCGCTGCCCCGGCGCCCGTGGCTGGCGCAGCGCAAGAGCCGGGCTTTCTGACCTGGCTCAAGAGCGTGCTCGGCTTTGGCACCGCGCCAGCGCCAACGCCCGCAGCGGCCACGACAGGCCGCAGCGAACCCCGGCGCGATGGCCGCAGCGCCGAAGGCCGTGGCCGCCGTGGCGAGCGCACACCCCGCGATGCCGAGGGCCGCCCATCCCGTGATGCCGAAGGCCGCACACCCCGTGATGCCGACAACCGCGCAGCGCGCAATACCAATACCGCGCGTGACGCCGAAGGCGCAGGCCGCGAAGGCCGGGCGGTCCGTGAAGGCCGCAATGCCCGCGACGGTGGCCGTGGCCGCCGCTCTGCGGTGCCGGATGGCGCGCCACGCCAGCAGACCGCCGACGCCAGCAGTGACGGCAGCGCAGCGCCGGTGGAAGGACTGAACGGCCAGCACATCGGCAACGGCGCGCCGGCCCAACCACAGCGCGGCCCGCGCCACGAGCGTGCTGAGCGTGCTGAGCGTGCTGAGCGTGCTGAGCGCGGCGAGCGTGTCGAAGGCCGTGCCGAGCGCGGCGCTGCCGCGCCAGAAGGCGCCGGCGCCGGCCGTTTTCCCGACACGCTGCCGCTGGCCGCGCTGCCCGATCTGGACCTGAGCAGCAGCCCCGTCACGCTGCACGGAAACGATGTCGACGGCACCGATGGCGGCGCCCCCGGCAGCGAAGACCCGCAGCGCCGCGAGCGCCGTTCGCGTGACCGCTACGGCCGCTACCGGCGCGATCGCCGTGATCGCCATGAGCCAGGCCCGCGCGACGCCGCCACCGACGCCGAGGCCGACGCGCCAGCGCCGATGGATGCCGACCCCGCAGCCGCGCCCGCGCAGGACGAGTCCCCGCGCCGCAGCTACTTCAGCGCCGCCACGCCGGCGCCGGCCAGCGCAGCACCGGTGGCCCCGGTCCCGGCGCCTGACGAGGCCGTGATGGCCGCCCCGGTGACCGCCGTCGCTGCTGCGCCGGCGCTGGCCGAGGCGGACATTGCCGTGCCGGTCGCGCCCATTGCGCCAATTGCGCCAATTGCGCCAATTGCGCCCATTGCGCCGGTTGCGCCAGTGGCTGCCGTCCCGGTCACCCCGGCCACCCCTGCGGCAACCCCGGTCGCGCATACCCTGCCCCGGGTTCAGTCCTTCACGCTGCCCATCGATGAGTTGCAGCAGGTCGCCGCCACCTCGGGCCTGCAATGGGTGAACTCCGACGCCGACAAGATCGCTGCCGTCCAGGCGGCGATTGCCGCTGAGCCTGCGCCGATCCGCGTGCCGCGTGAGCGGATGCCGGTGCCGGAGCCAGACGATGGCCCGCTGGTGCTGGTGGAAACCCGCCGCGACCTGTCGGCGCTCACCCTGCCCTTCGAGGCGCAACCGCCTGCGGCCTGA
- the yaaA gene encoding peroxide stress protein YaaA codes for MLLLLSPAKSLDYATPLPEGWPHSTPCFIAQSSALIALLRSRSPQQIAALMQLSAPLAALNAERYQAWQPRCSASNSRQALLAFDGDVYEGLQARTLSAPDLDWAQQHLAILSGLYGVLRPLDRIQPHRLEMGTRLATAAGGNLYQFWGRQIAEHLNHRLHDDPDPVLVNLASQEYFKAVDRKALNARVVECVFEDFKGGAYKIISFYAKRARGLMARHAITHRLSRPRQLEGFGLGGYAYAPAASDPERLVFRRKSPAA; via the coding sequence ATGCTGTTGCTGCTGTCCCCCGCCAAATCGCTGGACTACGCCACGCCCTTGCCTGAAGGCTGGCCGCATTCCACGCCTTGTTTCATCGCGCAGTCCAGCGCGCTGATCGCGTTGCTGCGCAGCCGGTCGCCGCAGCAGATCGCTGCGCTGATGCAGCTGAGCGCGCCGCTGGCGGCGCTCAATGCCGAGCGCTACCAGGCCTGGCAGCCGCGTTGCAGCGCCAGCAACTCGCGCCAGGCGCTGCTGGCTTTCGACGGCGATGTCTACGAGGGCTTGCAGGCGCGCACGCTGAGCGCGCCGGATCTGGACTGGGCGCAGCAGCATCTGGCCATCCTCAGTGGTCTGTACGGCGTGTTGCGCCCGCTGGACCGGATACAGCCCCACCGGCTGGAGATGGGCACGCGCCTGGCCACTGCGGCCGGCGGCAACCTCTACCAGTTCTGGGGCCGCCAGATTGCCGAGCATCTGAACCACCGGCTGCATGACGACCCCGACCCGGTGCTCGTCAACCTCGCGTCGCAGGAATACTTCAAGGCGGTAGACCGCAAAGCGCTCAACGCGCGCGTGGTCGAATGCGTGTTCGAGGACTTCAAGGGCGGCGCCTACAAGATCATCAGCTTTTATGCCAAGCGCGCCCGGGGCCTGATGGCGCGCCACGCGATCACCCACCGCCTGAGCCGGCCCCGGCAGCTCGAAGGCTTTGGGCTTGGCGGCTATGCCTATGCCCCGGCAGCATCCGACCCCGAGCGCCTGGTGTTCCGGCGCAAGTCGCCCGCTGCCTGA
- the queF gene encoding NADPH-dependent 7-cyano-7-deazaguanine reductase QueF (Catalyzes the NADPH-dependent reduction of 7-cyano-7-deazaguanine (preQ0) to 7-aminomethyl-7-deazaguanine (preQ1) in queuosine biosynthesis), with protein sequence MNPPESSPLGKASACVDQYDATLLFPIARADQRAELGISGAAPFFGADLWTAFELSWLNQRGKPQVALAHITVPCETPRIVESKSFKLYLNSFSNTRFADAAQVQARIRADVSAAVWRGAASAGSVGVTLLGPDRFAQELMQELDGLSLDRLDVQCTQYQPAPELLSAQHDAAPVSERLTSQLLKSNCPVTGQPDWASVQIAYRGPPIDQEGLLQYLVSFRNHSGFHEQCVERIFMDLWTRCQPIELTVYARYTRRGGLDINPLRTSHPQGLPRNMRTARQ encoded by the coding sequence ATGAACCCGCCAGAGTCATCGCCGTTGGGCAAGGCCTCCGCCTGTGTCGACCAGTACGACGCCACGCTGCTGTTTCCGATAGCGCGCGCGGACCAGCGGGCCGAGCTTGGCATCAGCGGCGCGGCGCCCTTTTTCGGGGCCGACCTGTGGACGGCGTTCGAGCTGTCCTGGCTCAATCAGCGCGGCAAGCCGCAGGTGGCGCTGGCCCATATCACCGTGCCCTGCGAGACGCCCCGGATCGTGGAGAGCAAGTCCTTCAAGCTCTACCTGAACAGCTTTTCCAACACCCGCTTTGCCGATGCCGCGCAGGTGCAGGCGCGCATCCGTGCCGATGTCAGTGCCGCCGTCTGGCGCGGGGCGGCCAGCGCGGGCAGCGTCGGCGTGACGCTGCTGGGCCCGGACCGGTTCGCGCAGGAGCTGATGCAAGAGCTCGATGGCCTGAGCCTGGACCGGCTGGACGTGCAATGCACGCAGTACCAGCCCGCGCCCGAACTGCTGAGCGCACAGCACGACGCCGCCCCCGTGTCCGAGCGGCTGACCAGCCAACTGCTCAAGAGCAACTGCCCGGTCACGGGCCAGCCCGACTGGGCCAGCGTGCAGATCGCCTACCGCGGCCCGCCGATCGACCAGGAAGGGCTGCTGCAGTATCTGGTGAGCTTTCGCAACCACAGCGGATTCCACGAGCAATGCGTCGAGCGCATCTTCATGGACCTGTGGACGCGCTGCCAGCCCATCGAACTGACCGTCTACGCGCGCTACACGCGCCGTGGCGGCCTGGACATCAACCCGCTGCGCACCAGCCACCCGCAGGGCCTGCCGCGCAACATGCGCACGGCGCGGCAATGA
- the ribBA gene encoding bifunctional 3,4-dihydroxy-2-butanone-4-phosphate synthase/GTP cyclohydrolase II, giving the protein MTSVPTPVPISPVQDIVAEMRAGRIVILVDEQERENEGDLVLAADHVTPEAINFMARFGRGLICLTLTRERCEFLHLPPMAARNGTVYSTAFTVSIEAAEGVTTGISAADRARTVQVAVAPGSRASDLVQPGHIFPLQAVDGGVLMRAGHTEAGCDLAGMAGCSPAAVICEIMKDDGTMARLPDLQAFAAGHGLKIGTIADLIEYRSRNESLVQKVGSRALQTAYGEFTVHAFRDQPSQAVHLALVKGQWSADEVVPVRVHEPLSVLDALGGNRSMHSWDLNTGLQYLAAQGKGVAVLLNCGESAEQLLAQFEGRARAAQAPERGRMDLRTHGVGAQILRECGVHRMALMGQPRRMPSMAGYGLEITGFIPKE; this is encoded by the coding sequence ATGACCTCTGTCCCCACTCCCGTGCCCATCTCGCCGGTGCAAGACATCGTCGCCGAGATGCGCGCCGGGCGCATCGTCATCCTGGTGGATGAGCAAGAGCGCGAAAACGAAGGCGACCTGGTGCTGGCCGCCGACCATGTCACGCCCGAGGCGATCAACTTCATGGCGCGCTTCGGCCGCGGCCTGATCTGCCTGACGCTCACGCGCGAGCGCTGCGAGTTTCTCCACCTGCCGCCGATGGCCGCGCGCAACGGCACGGTGTACAGCACGGCCTTCACGGTCTCCATCGAAGCGGCCGAAGGGGTGACCACCGGCATCTCTGCGGCCGACCGCGCCCGCACCGTGCAGGTGGCCGTGGCCCCGGGCAGCCGGGCCAGCGATCTGGTGCAACCGGGCCATATCTTTCCGTTGCAGGCGGTCGATGGCGGCGTGCTGATGCGTGCCGGCCATACCGAGGCCGGCTGCGATCTGGCCGGCATGGCCGGTTGCAGCCCGGCGGCGGTGATCTGCGAGATCATGAAGGACGACGGCACCATGGCCCGCCTGCCCGATCTGCAAGCCTTCGCCGCCGGGCATGGCCTGAAGATCGGCACCATTGCCGACCTGATCGAGTACCGCAGCCGCAATGAATCGCTGGTGCAAAAGGTGGGCAGCCGCGCACTGCAAACGGCCTACGGCGAGTTCACCGTCCACGCCTTTCGCGACCAGCCCAGCCAGGCCGTGCACCTGGCGCTGGTCAAGGGGCAGTGGAGCGCCGACGAGGTGGTGCCGGTGCGCGTGCACGAGCCGCTGTCGGTGCTCGACGCGCTCGGAGGCAACCGCTCCATGCACTCCTGGGATCTGAACACCGGCCTGCAATACCTGGCCGCCCAGGGCAAGGGCGTGGCCGTGCTGCTCAACTGCGGCGAAAGCGCCGAGCAGTTGCTGGCCCAGTTCGAAGGCCGGGCGCGCGCCGCCCAGGCCCCCGAACGCGGTCGCATGGATCTGCGCACCCACGGCGTGGGCGCGCAGATCCTGCGCGAATGCGGCGTGCACCGGATGGCGCTGATGGGCCAACCCCGGCGCATGCCGAGCATGGCCGGCTACGGGCTGGAGATCACCGGCTTCATCCCCAAGGAATGA
- the ribH gene encoding 6,7-dimethyl-8-ribityllumazine synthase gives MFGADKGTADRLDGKKLHIGIVQARFNSGITNALAAACCAELLALGVQDKHIMQVQVPGALEIPVALQAMAERNHYDALIALGCIIRGQTYHFELVANESGAGVTRLALDYQIPIANAIITVENLEQAIARQSEKGADAARVAVEMANLLDALS, from the coding sequence ATGTTCGGCGCAGACAAAGGCACGGCAGACCGGCTCGACGGCAAGAAACTGCACATCGGCATCGTGCAAGCCCGCTTCAACAGCGGCATCACCAACGCGCTGGCAGCGGCCTGCTGCGCCGAACTGCTGGCGCTGGGCGTGCAAGACAAGCACATCATGCAGGTGCAGGTGCCCGGCGCGCTCGAAATCCCCGTGGCCCTGCAAGCCATGGCCGAGCGCAACCACTACGACGCGCTGATCGCGCTGGGCTGCATCATCCGTGGCCAGACCTACCACTTCGAGCTGGTGGCCAACGAATCGGGCGCCGGCGTGACGCGGCTGGCGCTCGACTACCAAATCCCGATCGCCAACGCCATCATCACCGTCGAGAACCTCGAGCAGGCCATTGCCCGCCAGAGCGAAAAGGGCGCCGACGCCGCCCGCGTGGCGGTGGAAATGGCCAATTTGCTGGACGCGCTGTCATGA
- the nusB gene encoding transcription antitermination factor NusB, with protein sequence MSTNHDAAPADARPPPAARAKAIGGRGPGARLPRSRAREFALQALYQHLVGGNDAADIDEFTRGLAGFHKADAAHYQTLLHGCIGAAADIDALIVPLLDRQLIAISPIERATMWIGVYEFQHCPDVPWRVVLNECIELAKEFGGTDGHKYVNAMLNALAPRLRAAEVAADRARAAP encoded by the coding sequence ATGAGCACGAACCACGACGCCGCGCCGGCTGACGCTCGACCGCCCCCGGCAGCGCGCGCCAAGGCCATCGGCGGGCGCGGGCCGGGCGCGCGCCTGCCCCGCAGCCGCGCGCGCGAATTCGCGCTGCAGGCGCTGTACCAGCACCTGGTGGGCGGCAACGATGCGGCGGACATCGACGAATTCACGCGCGGCCTGGCCGGTTTTCACAAGGCCGATGCGGCGCATTACCAGACCCTGCTGCATGGCTGCATCGGCGCGGCAGCGGACATCGATGCGCTGATCGTCCCGCTGCTGGACCGCCAGTTGATCGCCATCTCGCCGATAGAGCGCGCCACGATGTGGATCGGCGTGTACGAATTTCAGCATTGCCCGGACGTGCCCTGGCGCGTGGTGCTCAATGAATGCATCGAACTGGCCAAGGAATTTGGCGGCACCGACGGCCACAAGTACGTCAACGCCATGCTCAACGCTCTGGCGCCGCGTCTGCGCGCCGCCGAAGTGGCGGCCGACAGGGCCAGGGCAGCGCCCTGA
- the tolQ gene encoding protein TolQ produces the protein MNSQDMSIISLMLHASWMVQLVLLLLLSVSIASWAAILRKLFALARIKALNEEFEREFWSGASLNDLYANATRNARQAGPMERIFASGMREHQKLRERRIADPGTLLDGARRAMRASFQREMDVVESSLSFLASVGSVSPYVGLFGTVWGIMHAFTGFAGMAQVTLATVAPGIAEALVATAIGLFAAIPAVIAYNRFARDIDRVATHQETFIEEFSNILQRNLGAHVAHAAAPGH, from the coding sequence ATGAACTCCCAAGACATGTCCATCATCTCCCTGATGCTGCACGCCAGTTGGATGGTGCAACTCGTGCTGCTGCTGCTGCTGAGCGTGTCGATCGCCAGTTGGGCGGCGATCTTGCGCAAGCTGTTTGCGCTGGCGCGCATCAAAGCCCTGAACGAGGAATTCGAGCGCGAATTCTGGTCCGGCGCCAGCCTGAACGACCTGTACGCCAACGCCACCCGCAACGCCAGACAGGCCGGCCCGATGGAGCGCATCTTTGCCAGCGGCATGCGCGAGCACCAAAAACTGCGCGAGCGCCGCATCGCCGACCCCGGCACCCTGCTCGACGGCGCGCGCCGCGCGATGCGCGCGAGCTTTCAGCGCGAGATGGATGTGGTCGAATCCAGCCTGTCGTTCCTGGCCTCGGTAGGCTCGGTGTCGCCGTATGTGGGCCTGTTTGGCACGGTGTGGGGCATCATGCACGCCTTCACCGGCTTTGCCGGCATGGCGCAGGTGACGCTGGCCACGGTGGCCCCCGGCATTGCCGAAGCCCTGGTGGCCACGGCCATCGGCCTGTTTGCCGCGATTCCGGCGGTGATCGCCTACAACCGCTTTGCACGCGACATCGACCGCGTGGCCACGCACCAGGAGACCTTCATCGAGGAGTTCTCCAACATCCTGCAACGCAATCTGGGCGCCCATGTCGCCCATGCCGCAGCCCCGGGCCACTGA
- a CDS encoding biopolymer transporter ExbD has product MPAIATRGRGRRTINEINMVPFIDVMLVLLIIFIVTAPMFTPGMIGVPRVGQSMNPPKVVAQLIVHRDGALQWRTAQATLRLSLREIGAAAVRWQADQGPDSAVLISADKGVQYDTVVKAMDALQKAGVQRVGLLVQQGG; this is encoded by the coding sequence ATGCCTGCCATCGCCACCCGCGGCCGAGGCCGCCGTACCATCAACGAGATCAACATGGTGCCGTTCATCGACGTGATGCTGGTGCTGCTGATCATCTTCATCGTGACGGCCCCCATGTTCACCCCGGGCATGATCGGCGTGCCCCGCGTGGGCCAGAGCATGAACCCGCCCAAAGTGGTGGCGCAGCTCATCGTCCACCGGGACGGCGCGCTCCAGTGGCGCACCGCCCAAGCCACGCTGCGCCTGAGCCTGCGCGAGATCGGCGCTGCCGCCGTGCGCTGGCAAGCAGACCAGGGGCCGGACAGCGCCGTGCTCATCAGCGCCGACAAAGGCGTGCAATACGATACCGTGGTCAAGGCCATGGATGCGCTGCAAAAAGCCGGCGTGCAACGGGTCGGACTGCTCGTGCAGCAAGGCGGTTGA
- the tolA gene encoding cell envelope integrity protein TolA, with translation MHAHDDRDQFAPPRPPAHLRAIVLSVLVHALLIGALTWGVHWKSSTNPPAVTAELWAAAPRQAAVEPAAPPAVPPVVPPVAPAAAPTARPDTAPAAQPPDTRVADIAIEREKKRQERERQEAQRRERLQKKKEAEQRAKQLAEQEKQKKLAQDKLRAEQAAKSKAQAQAQAQAQEQEQRLARQREDNLRRLQGLAGASGGDNGAALRSAGPPGPSGSYSAKVSARVRPNIVYPDAIAGNPRAEVEVRLSPDGTIVGKRLLQPSTSKAWDDAVLRALDKTETLPRDVDGRVPPSLVIGFRPQD, from the coding sequence ATGCATGCCCACGACGACCGCGACCAGTTTGCCCCGCCCCGCCCGCCGGCGCATCTGCGCGCAATCGTGCTGTCCGTGCTGGTGCATGCGCTGCTGATTGGCGCGCTCACCTGGGGCGTGCACTGGAAAAGCAGCACCAACCCGCCCGCCGTCACCGCCGAACTATGGGCGGCTGCGCCCCGGCAGGCCGCCGTCGAACCCGCCGCGCCGCCAGCAGTGCCGCCAGTAGTCCCGCCAGTAGCGCCGGCTGCGGCGCCCACGGCACGGCCGGACACGGCGCCCGCAGCGCAGCCCCCCGACACGCGCGTGGCCGACATCGCCATCGAACGCGAGAAAAAGCGCCAAGAACGCGAGCGCCAGGAAGCGCAGCGCCGCGAGCGCCTGCAAAAGAAAAAAGAAGCCGAGCAGCGCGCAAAGCAGTTGGCCGAACAGGAAAAGCAGAAGAAACTCGCGCAAGACAAGCTCCGGGCCGAGCAAGCCGCCAAGAGCAAAGCGCAGGCACAGGCACAGGCACAGGCACAGGAGCAGGAGCAACGACTGGCCCGGCAGCGCGAGGACAATCTGCGGCGCCTGCAAGGACTGGCCGGGGCCAGCGGGGGTGACAATGGCGCCGCCTTGCGCAGCGCCGGCCCGCCAGGCCCCTCGGGCAGCTACAGCGCCAAGGTCAGCGCCAGGGTCAGGCCAAACATCGTGTACCCCGACGCCATCGCGGGCAACCCGCGCGCCGAGGTCGAAGTGCGTCTGTCGCCCGACGGCACCATCGTCGGCAAACGGCTGCTGCAACCGAGCACCAGCAAAGCCTGGGATGACGCCGTGCTGCGGGCGCTGGACAAAACCGAAACGCTGCCGCGCGATGTGGACGGACGGGTGCCCCCGTCATTGGTCATCGGATTCCGGCCGCAGGACTGA
- a CDS encoding type B 50S ribosomal protein L31, translating to MKEGIHPNYREVLFSDLSNGFKFVTRSCANTKETETFEGKEYPLYKLDTSSESHPFYTGTQKSVDNMGGRVERFRNRFGKTAAK from the coding sequence ATGAAAGAAGGCATTCACCCCAACTACCGCGAAGTCTTGTTTTCGGACCTGTCCAACGGCTTCAAGTTTGTCACCCGTTCGTGCGCGAACACCAAGGAAACCGAGACCTTCGAGGGCAAGGAATATCCGCTGTACAAGCTCGATACATCCTCCGAGTCGCACCCTTTTTACACCGGCACGCAAAAGTCGGTGGACAACATGGGCGGCCGCGTGGAGCGCTTTCGCAACCGTTTCGGCAAGACGGCAGCGAAGTAA
- a CDS encoding tripartite tricarboxylate transporter substrate binding protein produces MKAWIGVIFLSVATLACAQDKPAAGVTEVIVAYSAGGGVDLMARAFARQAARMSGQNWVVTNRDGAAGIIGFAALARAAPHGQTLAFSPASPITHAPLLFKTMPYRNEQLEPVCQVFENIFTIAVRADSPIQTLQDLTARARAAPGKLVYGHAGNGSVPHLGVAAVAKALGVPFNPVAFKGDSAVLAQLLGGHLDFAAPAIASIAGKGLRVLALLSDRRHPLLPEAPSLADLGYPAVTPGLNGLFAPAATPPATLARIQGLCQKVVASDGFRQAALGLHQVPAYLDAAQFKARILRTYQANAELLPHLDLERH; encoded by the coding sequence ATGAAAGCATGGATTGGCGTCATTTTCTTGTCCGTCGCCACACTGGCATGCGCGCAGGACAAACCCGCAGCCGGTGTCACCGAGGTCATCGTTGCCTATTCGGCCGGCGGTGGTGTCGATCTGATGGCGCGCGCCTTTGCGCGCCAGGCCGCGCGCATGAGCGGACAGAACTGGGTCGTGACCAACCGCGACGGCGCTGCCGGCATCATCGGTTTTGCGGCGCTCGCGCGCGCCGCGCCCCATGGCCAGACCCTGGCGTTCTCGCCGGCCTCTCCGATCACCCATGCGCCCTTGCTTTTCAAGACCATGCCGTACCGCAATGAACAGCTCGAGCCGGTATGCCAGGTGTTTGAAAACATCTTCACCATTGCCGTGCGCGCCGACTCTCCGATCCAGACCCTGCAGGATCTGACGGCGCGCGCCCGGGCCGCCCCCGGAAAACTGGTCTACGGCCATGCCGGCAACGGCTCTGTGCCGCATCTGGGCGTTGCGGCCGTGGCCAAGGCGCTGGGGGTGCCATTCAATCCGGTGGCCTTCAAAGGCGATTCGGCGGTGCTGGCGCAGTTGCTCGGCGGCCATCTGGACTTCGCTGCGCCGGCCATTGCCTCGATCGCGGGCAAAGGTCTGCGTGTGCTGGCGCTGCTGTCCGACAGGCGCCACCCCTTGCTGCCCGAGGCCCCATCGCTGGCCGATCTGGGCTACCCCGCAGTGACCCCGGGTCTGAACGGCCTCTTTGCCCCGGCCGCAACCCCGCCCGCGACGCTCGCCCGAATCCAGGGGCTGTGCCAGAAGGTGGTGGCGTCTGACGGCTTCCGGCAGGCCGCGCTGGGACTGCACCAGGTGCCGGCCTACCTCGATGCAGCGCAGTTCAAGGCCCGCATCCTGCGCACTTACCAAGCCAACGCCGAACTGTTGCCCCACCTCGACCTGGAAAGGCACTGA